The DNA window CGCTGGTCGCCATGGGTGAAGGCCCTGCGCCTGCTCTACGCCCGCAACCTCGTCCCTCAGCCGGCGTAGCCAGCTCAGCCCGGCGGCACAGCCCCGGCGGCCAATGATCATGTTTACATGATCATTGGCCCCTTTACGTGGGGTAGACGCCAGGTGGAGTGCCTCTTCGCCAGGTAGAGCGCGGCTTGATCTACAGAGGTCGAGCTCGTCGCCGAGCGCATGATCGCCGCGATCGTCACGGGGTGTACCGGGGTACGATCTCGGCGACTCGCGGAGGCGGACCACCGGCGGCCCAGGCGATCCGGATAGCGTCCGCCTCTCCCCCAGCGGCCAGGTCGGTGAACGTCCCTCCCAGCGCGCCGATCGGCACCCACTCCCCCGCCCGCCGAACGGACACCTCGCCCGATCCGGCGGCGCCGGTCTCCTGCAGGATCGTCACGCTGTCGAGCTCCCGGGCGGCCGACAGGGTCACCACGAGCTCGTCGCCCGCGACCGGTGCGGACGCGGCGACGTACGACGTGGCGACGTCGTCGTCCGCCGCCGAACGCAGCGCGGATCCTGCAGCGGGCAAGGGCGTTCCGGACACCGTGAGCCTGGTCGCGTCGAGGACGTCGACCGCGAACTCGCGGACCACCAACCAGTACGGGTCGTTGTTCGCCAGGGCTCGGTAGCGCACGTACCGCGCTGTCGTCCCCGCCGGCACCGTGGCGCGGACCTCGGCGGTCGTTCCGCGCGCGAGCTCCGTCCACGCGGTGCCGTTGGTCGAGTGCTCGAGCACCCCGTTCCCGATGAAGTCGCTCGGGCTGCCCGGCTTGCCCATCAGTACCGCGATCCCGCCGATCGGCCGGGCACGACCGAGGTCGATGCCGACCGAGTCGCCGGTCTGCGGCGCGTTGTCGCTCCAGTAGAACGTGTCCAGGCTGCCGTCCAGCATCCGCGCCGGAACGTTGTCGGCGTAGGTTCCCATCGAGGTCGTCCCCACCGCGCGGTCGACGCCGACGCCCACCGACGCGTCGAACCGGCGGGCGGACTCGGCGACGAACGTGTCGACCACGCCGTCCCCGACCAGCGGCGCAACGTTGGCGTGCGGCAGGCGAGTGTCGCGCAATGCTCTTGCCTGTTTGACGAAACCCGACGCGAGCTGCCGTTGCGTCCATGCCGCCGAAGGATCGGCGGCGGCGAGCCCGTCGAGAGCGACCTCCATCGCGCGAGCCCACAGCTTCGTGGCGGAGAGCCACGCGTCCGCCTCGGCGACGAAATCCGGGGCCAGCGCACCGCGGAGCACGTCCGGCGCCTCCACCAGCGCCCGCACGACGGGCCGCAGTCCCGCCACGGCCTCCGCGCGGCGGCCGGCGTTCCACGCTGACCAGAACGCCGCCACCTCGGCAGACAACTGGGGCGCGCGGTCGAGGTGCAGCGTTCCCTCGTACCAGTTGAGATCCGCGAACGTCCGTAGCGCCGAGAGCACCTCGGGATCGCCACCGGCGCGCTCGGCGAGCGCGCGTTCCCACGAGGCGGTGGCGTCGTACGACACGTCGTCCCAGCCGTACTCGCCGAACGAGTACAGGGCGATCGTGCTCAGCACCGGCTGGTTCATCGGGTTCGAGATCACGCCGGCGACCTCGTTCGACAGCCCTGGCTCACGCCCCGTGTACGGACCGAGCGGGATGCGGCCGGCGATGTAGTCGTTGACCGGATAGTTGTCCCACACGAGGATCTGGTGGCCGAAGACCGCCCGTGCCTGGGCGGCCTGCGCGCGGGTGATGTCGTGCGGGATCACGGCGGTCCCAGTCCAGTGCACGACGACATCGGGATCGAGCAGGTCGCGAATCGCCTTCTTGTACGGGGATTCCGTCACGTTGTAGTACTCGGTCGGCACCATCTGCAGCGGCGCCTCATCGCCCTTCCCGGCGACCCATTGCTGGACGACGTTCAACAGCTCGGACTGGGCGCGACCGGCCGCTCCACCGCCCGTTCCGTAGCGCTCGCGGTCGGCGTCGCAGTGCCAGGTCGAGTAGTCGATGTCGTCGAGCGGAACGTTGAACGCGCGTACGCCGAGCTCGTACAGCGACTCGAACTTCGCCAACAGCGCTTGGCGATCCGCCTCCAGCGTGTAGCAGATCGACAGCCCAGGCGACAGCGCGAACGTGAAGTCGACGTGGTTCGCGATCGCCCGGTCGACCAGCGCGCCGAGCTGCGCCAGCTTGTCCGCCGGGTACGGATCGCGCCACAGCTCGCGGTGGTACGGGTCGTCCTTCGGCGCGTACTCGAAGGTGTTCATCCGGTGCGAGCCGAGATAGTCGAGCAGCCCGAGCCGCTCGCTCTGCGTCCACGGCGTTCCGTAGAAGCCCTCGATCAGGCCGCGGTACCGCATCCGCGGCTCCTCGCGGATCGTCGCCGCGCGCACCTGCGGGCGGCCGTTGCGCGGCTCGATCAGCGTGCGCAGCTCGTGCGCCGCATAGAACGTGCCGTCCGCGTCGACGCCGTCGAGCACGATGTCCTCGCCACCGGCGGCGAGCACGAAGCCCTCGGCCGCGAGCCCGTCGGCGTTCGGAACGCCGAGCTCGGCGAGCGCGGCATCGCCGTCGCCCAGCCAGACCGTCACATGCGTGGGCGGCCGCTGGCCGTCGGTCAGCACGACGCGACGCACACCGGCGGCGGTGAGCGCGGCGCGGACGACCTGCTCGGCGGCAGGATCGGTGTCCGCGGCACGGACGAGGCCCACGACCGGCGTGAGGCGTACGTCGTCGGACGCGGCTTGCGCGGCGGGGAGCGGCCCCAGCAGCAGGCAGCCGGCGGCGAAGACGGCGGCAGCGGTGCGAACGACACGTGACATGGCGCCCCCTCAGGTGTGCCGCCCAGTCATCCAGCGGGCACGGTCAGCGTCAAGGAAGTGGCCGGGAGTGGCATCGGTAGGTTCGTGCCATGGCCGAGACTCCCGAGCTCCCCCGGACGTTGCTCGACGAGCTGTACGCGGACGGCGTCGCGTACGACGCGGCACAGCCCGATCGGCTGCAGCGGCGGCGCAACCTCGAGCCCGACGCGGCGGAGCTGCTGTGGGTCATGCTGCAGGCGGCGAACGTCCGCACGATGGTGGAGATCGGCACCTCGAACGGCTACTCCACGCCATCCTGATTGTCGCGGCTTCGGCTCACTGCAGTTTCACCACACCGCGTCTGTCACTGGGTGACGGACGTTCAGTTGGGCTTCTTTGTGAGCCGAACCGCGAGGTGGTTCGCCGCAGCCCTGCGGCGGACCGGCGGGCAGCTGGTCAGCGTGGATGTCGACGAGGTGATCCAGGCCGAGGCGCGCGCGAACCTCGTACGCGCGGGCCTCGACGACATCGTCGAGCTGCGGACCGCCGACGGCGGCGTGGCGCTCCGGGAGCTCGCGGACGGATCGGTGGACGCGTTGTTCCTCGACGCCGAGCGCGTGCAGTACGCGTCTTGGTGGCCGGACCCGGTCCGCGTCCTGCGGCCGGGCGGTCTACTGATCGTCGACAACGTGCTCTCGCATCCGGACGAGGTCGTCGACATCAGTGCCCGGATCGAGGCCGACTCGTCGCCGCGGTCCACGGTCGTCGCCGTGGGCAAGGGCGAGTTGATCGCGGTGAAGGGCGGGTAGCCTGCCCCCGTGCCCGAGATCAGCGATGGCGTCGTGACGCTTCGGTCCACGAACGAGACCGGCCAGTTCGCCGTCGCGGCGGACGGGCAGCCGGTGGGCCGGGTGCGGCTGGTCGACGCCGGCGACGCTGTCGCCGAGCTGTCGTGGCAGATCAACGAGACGTACCGGCGGCGCGGGCATGCCACGCGGGCGGTGCGACTGCTGGTGGGGCACGCGCTGGCCAGCGGGTACGTGCGGGTCGAGGCGTACGTCGACGCCGGCAACCTGGCCGCGCTGCGCGTGGCGTCGCGCTCCGGGATGCGCCGCGAGGGCGTGATCCGTTCGCGCCGCACGCTCGACGGCGCACGGCACGACTTCGTGCTGGTGGCGCGGCTGGCCGACGATCCCGAGCCGAGTACGCGGGCCGGCTTCATCGGCCTGGTGAACTCGACGCTGCCGCGGACGCGGCTGATCGCGCACGTGGTCGTCCGCGACGAGCACGGCCGGCTGCTGCTGTGCGAGACGACGTACAAGGCCGACTGGGAACTGCCCGGCGGCGTGGTCGAGCCGTTCGAGTCGCCACGGGACGGTGCGACGCGCGAGGCGACGGAGGAGCTCGGCATCGACCTGCCGATCGGACCGTTGCTCGCTGTGGACTGGCTGCCGCCGTGGAACGGCTGGGACGACGCGGTCGAGCTGCTGTTCGACGGCGGCGTGCACGACGGCGCGACGTTCCTGGACCGGTTGGAGCTGGAGCCGCGGGAGATCAAGCAGGTCGAGTTCTGCACGCTCGACGTGGTGAAGGAACGCTGCCTGCCCGGCACGTACAAGCGCCTGGCTGCCGTCCTCGGCGCCCCGTACGGCGAGGTGCTCTACCTCGAACGAGGCGCGGCCGTCGAAAGCCTCTAGAAAGAGCCTCGAGAAAGAAAGACTGGACATCGCCAGATCTGGCGATATCCTCTGCACATGGCGAAAATGATTTCCATTACAGGTTCCACTTCCACACTATCAGTGGGCGACAAGCTCGTCAACCGGATCGGTTTCGGGCTCAAGCGCATTGCCGGCTCGACCCCGAGCGAGCAGCCCACGGAGCAGGCCATCGCGCTCCTCCGGCGCGTCGTCGAGCTCGGCGTGAACCACCTCGACACCGCGGCGTTCTACCCGAGCGTCTCCGCGGTGCGTGGATCGACGAGATTCACCAGCCTGAACTGGGCAAACGTTGCTCTCCGGCAAGCGCTCGCACCGTACTCCGACGACCTGCTGATCGCCACCAAGGTGGGTCCGACCGAGGATGGGCTAGCGAGCCCGGAGCAGCTTCGTACGTTGGTCGAGCAGGACCTGCGCGACCTCGGCGAGGAGGCTCTCGACCTCGTCTACTTCCGGCAGATGGGCCTCGCCTCGGTGGCAGAACACTTCGGTGTGCTTGCCGAACTGCGCGAGGAGGGCAAGATTCGCCATCTCGGGCTGTCCAACATCAAGAACGAGCATCTGGCGCAGGCGCAGCAGCTCGCGCCCGTGGTGGCGGTGCAGAACCGTTACAGCGTGGACTTCGGGCGTGTCAACGACGAGTTGCTCGCACTCTGCGGCGAGCAGGGCATCGCGTTCGTCCCGTTCTTCTCGCTCGCGGCCGCTGACCGCGAGGTCGGCGGCGTGGCCGCCTCGGATCCGGTCGAGACGGTCGCGCGGGAACGTGGCCTCACGCCGGCCCAGGTGCGGATCGCGTGGACCCTGCACCAGGGACCGCACGTCCTGGCGATCCCTGGCACGTCGAACGCCGACCACCTGGCCGAGAACCTCACGGCAGCCGACATCGAGCTGACCACCGAGGAGCTGGCGCTGCTCGAGAGCGACCCCACCCCGGAGCCCGCGCCCAAGCACGGGAACTAGTCGCGCGGGGCGAGTCCTGGTACGGCGGGTCCGTCGGTGAACGGTGCCGGCTCGACGTACTGGGGCTCGTCCCCACCCGCGCCGAGGAGGCGGCGGGTGAGGGCGTCGCGGTCGGACAGCAGCTC is part of the Tenggerimyces flavus genome and encodes:
- a CDS encoding beta-N-acetylglucosaminidase domain-containing protein yields the protein MSRVVRTAAAVFAAGCLLLGPLPAAQAASDDVRLTPVVGLVRAADTDPAAEQVVRAALTAAGVRRVVLTDGQRPPTHVTVWLGDGDAALAELGVPNADGLAAEGFVLAAGGEDIVLDGVDADGTFYAAHELRTLIEPRNGRPQVRAATIREEPRMRYRGLIEGFYGTPWTQSERLGLLDYLGSHRMNTFEYAPKDDPYHRELWRDPYPADKLAQLGALVDRAIANHVDFTFALSPGLSICYTLEADRQALLAKFESLYELGVRAFNVPLDDIDYSTWHCDADRERYGTGGGAAGRAQSELLNVVQQWVAGKGDEAPLQMVPTEYYNVTESPYKKAIRDLLDPDVVVHWTGTAVIPHDITRAQAAQARAVFGHQILVWDNYPVNDYIAGRIPLGPYTGREPGLSNEVAGVISNPMNQPVLSTIALYSFGEYGWDDVSYDATASWERALAERAGGDPEVLSALRTFADLNWYEGTLHLDRAPQLSAEVAAFWSAWNAGRRAEAVAGLRPVVRALVEAPDVLRGALAPDFVAEADAWLSATKLWARAMEVALDGLAAADPSAAWTQRQLASGFVKQARALRDTRLPHANVAPLVGDGVVDTFVAESARRFDASVGVGVDRAVGTTSMGTYADNVPARMLDGSLDTFYWSDNAPQTGDSVGIDLGRARPIGGIAVLMGKPGSPSDFIGNGVLEHSTNGTAWTELARGTTAEVRATVPAGTTARYVRYRALANNDPYWLVVREFAVDVLDATRLTVSGTPLPAAGSALRSAADDDVATSYVAASAPVAGDELVVTLSAARELDSVTILQETGAAGSGEVSVRRAGEWVPIGALGGTFTDLAAGGEADAIRIAWAAGGPPPRVAEIVPRYTP
- a CDS encoding O-methyltransferase; protein product: MSRTARWFAAALRRTGGQLVSVDVDEVIQAEARANLVRAGLDDIVELRTADGGVALRELADGSVDALFLDAERVQYASWWPDPVRVLRPGGLLIVDNVLSHPDEVVDISARIEADSSPRSTVVAVGKGELIAVKGG
- a CDS encoding NUDIX hydrolase, with the protein product MPEISDGVVTLRSTNETGQFAVAADGQPVGRVRLVDAGDAVAELSWQINETYRRRGHATRAVRLLVGHALASGYVRVEAYVDAGNLAALRVASRSGMRREGVIRSRRTLDGARHDFVLVARLADDPEPSTRAGFIGLVNSTLPRTRLIAHVVVRDEHGRLLLCETTYKADWELPGGVVEPFESPRDGATREATEELGIDLPIGPLLAVDWLPPWNGWDDAVELLFDGGVHDGATFLDRLELEPREIKQVEFCTLDVVKERCLPGTYKRLAAVLGAPYGEVLYLERGAAVESL
- a CDS encoding aldo/keto reductase, whose protein sequence is MGDKLVNRIGFGLKRIAGSTPSEQPTEQAIALLRRVVELGVNHLDTAAFYPSVSAVRGSTRFTSLNWANVALRQALAPYSDDLLIATKVGPTEDGLASPEQLRTLVEQDLRDLGEEALDLVYFRQMGLASVAEHFGVLAELREEGKIRHLGLSNIKNEHLAQAQQLAPVVAVQNRYSVDFGRVNDELLALCGEQGIAFVPFFSLAAADREVGGVAASDPVETVARERGLTPAQVRIAWTLHQGPHVLAIPGTSNADHLAENLTAADIELTTEELALLESDPTPEPAPKHGN